TGCCGTGGATCGTCCGCCACGCCAAGGGCGTCTCCTCCGGCGACGGTGTCACCCCGAAGCGCCCCGCCCTGGAGGCGGTCAGAGCGCGCGGATGAGGGCCAGGACGGCGTCGGGGTCCTCGAACTGGGCGTTGTGGCCCAGTCCCGGCAGGATGACCGGGTCGGGGACCAGTGCGCGGAGGTCGGCCGCCGGGCTCATCGGGTCGTGTTCGCCCGCGGCCAGGGTCACCCGCGCCCGCGCCGCAGCGAGCAGGCCCGGCATGTCCGGCGCGCCGATGCCGAAGGCGCGCTGGTCCATCGCCAGCCGCCAGCCGCCGTCGGCGAGCACCAGGCCGCCCTCCACCTCCGGCGAGTCCGAGTCGGCCAGGCCGTGCAGGCCGGAGACCTTGAGGTAGCGCTCCGCGGCCTGGGCGCGGTTGTCGAAGCTGCGGGCCGGTTTCGCCGCAGCCGCCGCGGCGCCCGCCAGTTCCTGGTCGGACCAGCTGGCCTTGATGCCGAGGCCGCACACCGCGTCCACACGCACGCCGAACCAGCCGCTGGCCAGCGCGAGCCCGATGACGCCGCCGAGGGAGTGGCCGAGCACCACGAGGCCCTTGGCACCCCGGACGCACGGCGCGACCGCGGCGGCCATGGCGCCGAACGAGTAGTGCTCCAGCGGGTCGGAGTCACCGTGCCCCGGCAGGTCCGGCACCGCCCACGAGCCCTCCCAGTGCCGCTCCAGGCGGGCGATCACCCCGTTCCACGCCTCGCTGGTCGCGCCCATCCCGTGCAGCAGCAACAGGGTCGGGCCGCCTTCTCCGCCTCTACGCACGCGCAACGTCACGTCATGATCATCCACCCTTCGTCGCTCTCTGTCGCGGGTGCTGCACGGATCGTTGCCTTTCTGCTCCAATGGGATCCGTGCAGCGCGTGCTTGATCCGGAGACGTACGTGCGCGGAGTCCCCTACGACAGGCTGCGGGAACTCCGCGAGAACGGGCCCGTGCTTCGGGTCGAAGAAGGCTTCGTGGCCGTCCTCGGGCACGCCGAGGTGCGGCGGGTTCTTCGTGACCCCAAGGTGTTCTCCTCGCAACTCGGCGCGACGCAGATCCGCGATCCGGCGACCCCGGAGGACCTGCGCTACGTGCGGCGGATGCTGCTGAACCTCGACCCGCCCGAGCACACCCGGATGCGCGGGATGCTGACCAAGGCGTTCACCCCGCGCGCGGTCGCGGCGATCGCCGACCGCATCCAGGCGTGGGCCTACGAGCTCGTGGGCGCGGTGGCCGAGGACGGCGAGTGCGACTTCGCCAAGGTCGCCGCCGACCTCCCGTTGCTGACGCTCGCGGAGGTCTTCGGTGTGCCCGAGCAGGACCGCGGCCTGATGTTCGACTGGAGCAACCGCGTCATCGGCTACCAGGACCCCGAGTACGCGGTCAGCGCGACGGCCGACCCCGCGCGCGTCTCGGACATGGCACGTGCCGCCCTGGAGCTCGCGCCGAAGCCGCAGAACGGGCACATGCCTGATCCGCGCACCCGTGCGGGAATGCCGGACCTCTACGCGTACGCGCATGCGCTGGGCGAGTACAAGCGCGCCAACCCCGGGCCCGACGTGATGAGCAACCTGATGCGCCAGGACGTGGGGATCGAGGAGTTCGAGAACCTGTTCTGGCTGTTCTCCGTCGCGGGCAACGAAACCCTCCGCAACGGCATCCCCGGCGGGCTCGTCGCGCTGATGAGCCATCCCGAGCAGTACCGCGCGCTGCTCGCCGACCGGTCGCTGCTGCCGGACGCGGTGGAGGAGATGCTGCGCTGGTGGACCCCGGTCATGCACTTCCGGCGCACCGCGACCGAAGACGTCCCGGACCTGGGCGTCAAGCGCGGGGACAAGGTCGTGGTGTGGTTCTCCTCGGCCAACC
The window above is part of the Allokutzneria albata genome. Proteins encoded here:
- a CDS encoding alpha/beta fold hydrolase produces the protein MRVRRGGEGGPTLLLLHGMGATSEAWNGVIARLERHWEGSWAVPDLPGHGDSDPLEHYSFGAMAAAVAPCVRGAKGLVVLGHSLGGVIGLALASGWFGVRVDAVCGLGIKASWSDQELAGAAAAAAKPARSFDNRAQAAERYLKVSGLHGLADSDSPEVEGGLVLADGGWRLAMDQRAFGIGAPDMPGLLAAARARVTLAAGEHDPMSPAADLRALVPDPVILPGLGHNAQFEDPDAVLALIRAL
- a CDS encoding cytochrome P450, with product MQRVLDPETYVRGVPYDRLRELRENGPVLRVEEGFVAVLGHAEVRRVLRDPKVFSSQLGATQIRDPATPEDLRYVRRMLLNLDPPEHTRMRGMLTKAFTPRAVAAIADRIQAWAYELVGAVAEDGECDFAKVAADLPLLTLAEVFGVPEQDRGLMFDWSNRVIGYQDPEYAVSATADPARVSDMARAALELAPKPQNGHMPDPRTRAGMPDLYAYAHALGEYKRANPGPDVMSNLMRQDVGIEEFENLFWLFSVAGNETLRNGIPGGLVALMSHPEQYRALLADRSLLPDAVEEMLRWWTPVMHFRRTATEDVPDLGVKRGDKVVVWFSSANRDPAVFAEPDRFDLRRRPNDHLVFGHGPHFCLGAYLARVQMRAIFGAVLDLLGEVRPAGEPVRLRSNFQNGLKRLPIRWRS